Proteins encoded together in one Dermacentor variabilis isolate Ectoservices chromosome 2, ASM5094787v1, whole genome shotgun sequence window:
- the LOC142572394 gene encoding transcription termination factor 4, mitochondrial: MRPKVACLALRLAAKFERIPTYRLREPHWSFRACSHSSVQERHRDAQSRVPSLKTDIFEAMKGYPVSFDHLYDSVVRTLIRQGFEDKHIVQVVTKAPRIIELHGSLSDILSFWRTLFRSEPVFLQTISEYPELLYLSPEAVEERQKELFTVFPNKDIVKLVETCPQAFIDDWDEIMEKVNYIAHAMVISPEHIVSSAALSYSLLHIKTRHQFLLCCGKYRTPKPKEVTTTNPPLDKIVGLPLRLYLNMCGVTAEEYYVFEKLMKKEQEREADEDSDDDLD, encoded by the coding sequence ATGAGACCGAAGGTTGCATGTTTGGCGCTGCGTCTGGCCGCCAAGTTCGAGAGGATTCCAACTTACCGCCTTCGTGAACCACACTGGAGTTTTCGCGCATGCAGTCACTCGAGTGTCCAAGAGAGGCACCGAGACGCGCAGTCGCGGGTTCCGTCGTTGAAGACGGACATTTTCGAGGCGATGAAGGGCTACCCGGTGAGCTTTGATCATCTTTATGATAGTGTGGTGCGGACGCTAATAAGGCAGGGTTTCGAAGACAAGCACATCGTCCAGGTAGTCACCAAGGCGCCGCGGATAATCGAGTTGCATGGGTCCCTGAGCGACATTCTCTCCTTCTGGAGGACTTTGTTCAGGAGTGAGCCCGTTTTCTTGCAGACGATATCCGAGTACCCTGAACTCCTCTACTTGAGTCCCGAGGCGGTCGAAGAGAGGCAGAAGGAACTGTTCACAGTCTTTCCTAACAAGGACATTGTCAAGCTGGTGGAGACATGCCCGCAGGCGTTTATCGACGACTGGGACGAGATCATGGAGAAAGTGAACTACATAGCGCACGCCATGGTCATCAGTCCGGAGCACATCGTCAGTAGCGCCGCTCTCAGCTACAGCTTACTCCACATCAAGACGAGGCATCAGTTCCTGCTCTGCTGTGGCAAGTACCGCACGCCAAAGCCGAAGGAAGTTACGACCACTAATCCACCCCTGGACAAGATCGTCGGGCTGCCACTTCGCCTGTACCTCAACATGTGCGGAGTCACGGCTGAAGAGTACTATGTGTTTGAAAAACTTATGAAAAAAGAGCAAGAACGGGAAGCAGATGAGGATAGCGACGACGACCTTGATTAG